The Geobacillus genomosp. 3 genome segment TAATTGAGCTCGAGGATGTCTTTCCCTTGCTTCAAGAAAAAGCCTTGTCCGGATTTGCTGCCGAGCCAGCCGTTTTGCAGCATCGTTTTCATAAATTCCGGCACGCGGAAGGCGTCTTTTTCTTCCCCTTCGACGTTGTCATACACGTTGTTGGCGACATGGACGAACGTATCGAGCCCGACGACGTCAAGCGTGCGGAACGTCGCGCTTTTCGGCCGGCCGATGAGCGGCCCGGTGACCGAATCGACTTCGCCGACGCTGTAGCCGCCTTGCATCATCTCGCGCACGGTGACAAGCAGCCCGTACGTGCCGATCCGGTTGGCGATGAAGTTCGGCGTATCTTTCGCCATGACGACGCCTTTGCCGAGCACGTCTTCGGCGAACGTTTTCATATAGGCGACGACATCCGGATCCGTCTGCTCGGTCGGGATGATTTCAAGCAGCTTCAAATAGCGCGGCGGGTTGAAAAAGTGGGTGCCTAAAAAATGCTTTTGAAAATCATCCGAGCGCCCTTCCGCCATCGCGGCGATGGAAATGCCGGATGTGTTCGAGCTGACGATCGTCCCCGGCGTCCGCACCTCGTCGATGCGGGCGAAGACGCTTCGTTTGACCTCCAAGTTTTCGACGACGACTTCAATGATCCAATCGACATCCGCAAGGCGGTGAAAGTCATCTTCAAAGTTGCCCGTTTCAATGAGCGTGATGTTGTCTTTTGCCATCAGCGGCGCCGGCTTTTGTTTTTTCATCCGCTCCAGCGCCCGGTTGGCGAGGCGGTTGCGCACTTGCGGATGTTCCAACGTCCATCCTTTCGCCTCTTCTTCTTTCGTCAATTCCTTTGGCACAATGTCAAGCAATAACGTCGGGATGCCGACGTTCGCCAAATGGGCGGCAATGCCCGAACCCATGACGCCAGACCCAAGCACGGCGGCGCGCCGAATGCGTTTTGCCATTTCGGTTCCCCCTCACACCATTGAATGAATCATCATTCATTTTTCGGTGAAAAAAATATAGTGAAAACGTTCTCTACACTTAAATATATAGTATGTTGGTAATTTTCGCAATATATTTGCCGCACATTTTTTCCACATCGCAATCCGGATTTTGCCCATACTAACAACAGGAGGTGAACATGATGGCGCGGTTGAAAAAAAATCCGTCTGAACGCGGCGTCAGCGCGGCGAGCGTGAAAGGAAACGCCGGCCCGACGGTCGAAGCGGACGGCGGCGGCAAGCGGACGAGCCAAAACCAACAGTACAAAAAGCACAATATGCAAGGGGACTGAACGCCCGATGGCGTCCGTCCCCTTGTGTGCTGCCGCGGCGCCGCCTCCCGTTGGCCGGGCGGGCGTCACTTGCGGAACATGCCTTTAGCGACGAACGCCACGTTGGCCGGGCGTTCGGCGAGCCGGCGCATAAAGTAGCCGTACCAATCGGTCCCGTACGGAACGTACACGCGCATCGTATACCCTTCGCGCGCCAGCTCAATTTGCCGCTCCGGACGGATGCCGTACAACATTTGAAATTCAAACTGGCTGTTTGGAATGTTGTACTCGGCAACGAGCCGCTTCGTATACTCGATGATGGCGTCATCGTGCGTCGCAACGGCCGTATAGTTGCCGTTGAGCAAATGTTGTTTAATGACCTTTTTAAAATTCTCATCCACATCTTTTTTATCCGGAAACGCCACTTCCGGCGATTCTTTATACGCCCCCTTGACGAGCCGCAAGTTCGGGCGGTACGGCTTCAGATCTTCAATGTCTTGCTCCGTCCGGTACAAATACGCCTGCAGCACCGTACCGACGTTGTCGTACTCTTTTTTCAACGTTTTAAAAATATCGATCGTCTTTTGGCAGCGTGAATAATCTTCCATATCAATCGTCACGAACACGCCCCGCTCTTTCGCCGCCTCCAAAATGCGGCGCATGTTGCGCATAACGAGCTCATCGGAAATGTCAAGCCCCATGGACGTCATTTTCAGCGACAGCTGCGAATTCAGCTTCTCACGGCTGATCGCCTCAATCGCCTCGAGGCAATGGTTCGCCATCTCGTTTGCTTCCCGCTCATTGTCAACAAATTCGCCTAAATAGTCGACCGTGACAGCCAACCCTTTTTCGTTCAATTGACGGATGACGCGCACCGCTTCCTCAATCGTTTCGCCGGCGACGAATCTTGATGCGCCGAAGCGGAGGCCGTATCGCTTCGCCAAATGGGTCAACGTTTTATTTTTGGACAAGAACAAAAAAAAGTCGCGCATCAGCTGTTCCACAGTTGTGATCCCCCTCGCATGGAAACGCATTCATCACTCTTATTGTACCATGTTTCCATTCCATTGAATATGTTTTTTCCCTGTTGTTTATTTTTTATTTGTGTATAATTTTCCACTCACTGCACAATCTACAAGCGACTACATTGTGAAAGGAGCGAACCACGATGCAACAACAGCCGCAAATGAACCCGCAGGCGGCGATGCCCGAGCCGCCGCAAATGGTGTCATCGAAAGACGCCATGTACTTTTCCGATATGATGTCATGGAACTTGCTGGCGGCGAAAAAAGCGCACTTTTTCGCTTCGCAGTGCCGCGATCCGGAAGTGGTGCAGGCGATCGAGCGCGCCGGGCAAATGCATCAGCGCCATTACGACATGATTTTGCGCCATTTGCAAAACCCGCCGCAGCCGCCGGTGATGTGAAAGGAGGAACGTTCGGTGAACCAAAAACAAGTGCAAAATCCGGAAACGCAAGTGCCGAAAACGCCGCAAATGAACGAGCGCGACTTTTTGAATGACATGCTGACGACGGAAAAATACATGACGTTGTCTTACAGCGTGTACTTGCATGAGGCGAGCAACCAACCGTTATACCAAGATATGATGAACATTTTTACGGAAACGCAAAACTGCCAGCGTGAATTGTACAATTTAATGTTCAAAAAAGGATGGTACAAGCTCGAAGCCGCCGATCCGCAAAAACTTCAGCAAACGTACCAACAGTTCCAAGGATACACCAACCAGTTTCCTTACCAAGGAAACACCATGCAATGAAAGGAGCAAACGGGGATGTCCTCTAGTGCATGCGGACATCCTCTTTCTCATCCGGAAAGCGGAAATCCTTGACGCAAAGGGGGAGAGGGATGACCGTTCCGCCTGAATCCGTATGGGCGACGCTGCAAACATTAGGGAGTTCGATGGACTTCCAAACGAAAGTGTACCGGAACGAGACATCCGGTCTCCTGTTATGGGTGTCGTATGTCGAGCCGATGGTTGAGATGGAAACTGTTGTTCGCTCGATTTTCCCTTACTTGTTTCATTGTCCGTTTTCATCTTTGGAAGATATGCGCCAAATTCTTCCGATCGACGACGCCTATATTTCTAGCGATCCGGCTGATGTGAAAGCAAAATTGTTCGAAGGATATTTATTCATTCGCCTTCATGAAACCGATGAGACCGGGCTGCTTGTGAAGGCGCAAAAAACATTGGAACGGACACTCACCATCCCCGAAGTGGAATTTAGCGTCGTCGGCCCGAAAGAGTCGTTTATTGAATCGTTGGAAACGAATTTATATTTATTGCGCAAACGAATCCCTATAGACCGTTTGACAGTCAAACTGACAAGGGTCGGCACGCTGTCGAAAACGAAAGTCGCTGTCGTCTATCTTGACGGCATTGCCAATCCCGACAACGTCCAAACGGTTTTGCAGCGCATCAAACAAATCGAATTTGACGAAATGATCGACAGCTCTTATATTGTGCAAATTATTTCAGACAATCGGCATTCCCCCTTTCCGCAGCTGCTCGATACCGAGCGCCCGGACCGGGTTGCGGCCGTACTGGCCGAGGGAAAAGTGGCGATTATGGTGGACGGATCTCCGCACGTGTTAATCGGTCCTACGACATTGGTTGAATTTTTTTCATCCTTTGAAGACTATTTTCTCAATTGGACGATCGCGTCGTTTTTCCGTCTCATTCGCCTGTTTTCCGTCGCCTTTTCCATTTTGATTACACCGATGTATGTGGCGACATTAAACTACCATTATGAATTGATTCCAAAAGACTTGCTCGGCACCTTGATCACCTCAAGAAGGGAGATTCCGTTCCCGCCGATTTTAGAGGTGCTGTTTCTCGAACTGACGATTGAACTGCTGCGGGAGGCAGGCGCACGGCTTCCGACCAAGGTCGGCCAAACGATCGGCATTGTCGGCGGGATTGTCATCGGAACGGCTTCCGTGGAAGCCGGCCTGACAAGCAATGTGTTGTTAATTTTAGTGGCGCTTGCCGCCCTTGCTTCCTTTACGACGCCTGTTTATAAAATAGGCAATACGATCCGCCTCATGCGCTTTCCGTTTTTATTGTTTGCGGAAGTCTGGGGGCTGCTTGGCGTTGCTTTTTGTTTTTGCATGGTCATGACCCACCTGCTTTACTTGACGTCGCTCGGCCGGCCGTTCCTTGCTCCTTTATATCCGCCGCGTTGGCGGGATTTAAAAGATGCGTTCATCCGTCTGCCGTTTACCAGCCAA includes the following:
- a CDS encoding YuzL family protein; its protein translation is MARLKKNPSERGVSAASVKGNAGPTVEADGGGKRTSQNQQYKKHNMQGD
- a CDS encoding proline dehydrogenase family protein, whose translation is MEQLMRDFFLFLSKNKTLTHLAKRYGLRFGASRFVAGETIEEAVRVIRQLNEKGLAVTVDYLGEFVDNEREANEMANHCLEAIEAISREKLNSQLSLKMTSMGLDISDELVMRNMRRILEAAKERGVFVTIDMEDYSRCQKTIDIFKTLKKEYDNVGTVLQAYLYRTEQDIEDLKPYRPNLRLVKGAYKESPEVAFPDKKDVDENFKKVIKQHLLNGNYTAVATHDDAIIEYTKRLVAEYNIPNSQFEFQMLYGIRPERQIELAREGYTMRVYVPYGTDWYGYFMRRLAERPANVAFVAKGMFRK
- a CDS encoding spore coat protein is translated as MNQKQVQNPETQVPKTPQMNERDFLNDMLTTEKYMTLSYSVYLHEASNQPLYQDMMNIFTETQNCQRELYNLMFKKGWYKLEAADPQKLQQTYQQFQGYTNQFPYQGNTMQ
- a CDS encoding spore germination protein, which encodes MTVPPESVWATLQTLGSSMDFQTKVYRNETSGLLLWVSYVEPMVEMETVVRSIFPYLFHCPFSSLEDMRQILPIDDAYISSDPADVKAKLFEGYLFIRLHETDETGLLVKAQKTLERTLTIPEVEFSVVGPKESFIESLETNLYLLRKRIPIDRLTVKLTRVGTLSKTKVAVVYLDGIANPDNVQTVLQRIKQIEFDEMIDSSYIVQIISDNRHSPFPQLLDTERPDRVAAVLAEGKVAIMVDGSPHVLIGPTTLVEFFSSFEDYFLNWTIASFFRLIRLFSVAFSILITPMYVATLNYHYELIPKDLLGTLITSRREIPFPPILEVLFLELTIELLREAGARLPTKVGQTIGIVGGIVIGTASVEAGLTSNVLLILVALAALASFTTPVYKIGNTIRLMRFPFLLFAEVWGLLGVAFCFCMVMTHLLYLTSLGRPFLAPLYPPRWRDLKDAFIRLPFTSQSKRPETLRTEQPIRFSGKKVRKKRDIDE